In a single window of the Papaver somniferum cultivar HN1 chromosome 8, ASM357369v1, whole genome shotgun sequence genome:
- the LOC113306303 gene encoding uncharacterized protein LOC113306303, translating to MVVGNFSREVIQNDKLAQEHASKISNITFSHVRRKDNRHADALAFISSMLRDISTIAVQIGRIYEPSIERPISGTKEALAVQTRAMREAEKEKKDEEVREPDNEAEESDKYQSMSDEDNEDEAWRIPIHQYLDRGTLPADVKEARKLESKAAMYSLRDGILYRRLFLGLLMRCLSRNDGRKILHDIHSGDADNHSGRRSLVVKAKMQG from the coding sequence ATGGTTGTTGGAAATTTTTCGAGAGAAGTAATCCAAAATGATAAGCTAGCTCAGGAGCATGCATCAAAAATCAGCAACATAACATTCAGCCACGTTCGTCGAAAggataacagacacgcagatgccttagcattcatatcatcaatgctaaggGACATAAGCACCATCGCCGTACAAATTGGAAGAATATATGAACCTTCAATAGAACGACCCATCTCAGGCACTAAGGAGGCTTTGGCCGTTCAAACTCGAGccatgagagaagctgagaaagaaaaaaaagacgaaGAAGTAAGAGAACCAGATAACGAAGCCGAAGAGTCTGACAAATATCAATCCATGTCAGACGAAGACAACGAAGATGAAGCGtggaggattccaattcaccaatacctaGACAGAGGTACCTTACCAGCAGATGTCAAAGAGGCTCGAAAACTTGaatcaaaagcagcaatgtacagccTTCGAGATGGGATACTGTATAGGAGGTTATTTCTTGGACttctgatgcggtgcctctcacgaaaCGATGGAAGGAAAATACTCCATGACATACACAGCGGAGATGCCGACAACCATAGTGGAAGAAGGTCCTTGGtggtcaaagccaaaatgcaaggatag
- the LOC113303705 gene encoding F-box protein At1g30790-like: MKKGKIVDGKNKKRRKQQTPIDDPSPSPSPYLPQDLVLGNIITRLPVRVLSRFKLVSKLWYNSIVNDTKFAMSHFSHHQTRRKLWFNLHNVLKIGKDEVRNYFFNLEKDGSDEYNFKLLHKHESQGRSIEPVGNCNGLSCFQRMGISPGSEEIIIVNPFRRETLNLICLIPKIGGGGGSLKYLCHGFGFDLLSQEYKVVLIYTTSTSEGDRGFICMVLTLGVRSWRKVVTSTCDMLPPPGYSPFPSQMVTTMWKKDHRSAAICGGDLLWRITHTGSLDGNKIEMLLSFDIHNEKIQFIGLPEECNSLQSTLKRDYYLEIGHHLLEFKGYPCVARSAKRLINRTDSNKFCHYRFEILFYILKDKVNQEWENQESFDVRLKDDSFEPGEDYRNPFLQYFSHIDACPTRIFSFSDQMILYWFDGGCLIFYHLEHHNVVEGFHSDDKQTRSIFKDKMKEINPDPDYDEEDVDDSECVCPLIDYQLHAQVENIISLNKLHS; the protein is encoded by the coding sequence ATGAAGAAGGGAAAGATTGTTGATGGAAagaataagaaaagaagaaagcagCAAACCCCAATTGATGATCCTTCTCCATCTCCTTCTCCATATCTTCCACAGGATTTGGTTCTCGGGAACATCATTACCAGATTACCAGTTCGTGTTCTATCACGATTCAAATTGGTAAGTAAGTTATGGTACAATTCGATCGTTAATGATACAAAATTTGCCATGTCTCATTTCTCTCATCACCAGACTAGGAGAAAATTATGGTTTAATCTTCATAATGTGTTAAAAATAGGTAAAGATGAGGTGAGAAATTACTTTTTCAATTTAGAAAAGGATGGTTCTGATGAGTATAATTTTAAGCTATTACACAAACATGAATCACAAGGTCGCTCAATTGAACCAGTAGGTAACTGCAATGGGTTATCTTGTTTTCAACGTATGGGTATTTCACCTGGTTCTGAAGAAATCATTATTGTGAATCCGTTTAGGCGTGAAACACTTAATCTCATCTGTTTGATTCCTAAGATTGGTGGAGGAGGGGGTTCATTAAAATATCTGTgtcatggttttggttttgatttattGTCACAAGAGTATAAGGTTGTACTTATTTATACAACTTCAACAAGCGAAGGTGATCGGGGTTTCATTTGCATGGTTCTCACATTGGGAGTAAGATCTTGGAGGAAGGTAGTTACTAGTACTTGTGATATGTTGCCACCACCAGGATACTCTCCTTTTCCAAGTCAAATGGTGACAACAATGTGGAAAAAGGATCATAGATCAGCCGCTATTTGTGGAGGTGATCTTTTATGGAGAATAACTCATACTGGTAGTCTTGATGGTAATAAGATTGAAATGTTGCTTTCGTTTGACATTCATAATGAAAAAATTCAGTTCATTGGACTTCCTGAAGAATGCAATTCTCTGCAATCGACGTTAAAAAGGGATTATTATCTAGAAATCGGTCATCATCTTCTAGAGTTCAAAGGATATCCTTGTGTTGCACGTTCTGCAAAGCGATTGATAAATAGGACAGATTCCAATAAATTTTGTCATTATCGTTTTGAGATTCTTTTTTATATATTGAAGGACAAGGTCAACCAAGAATGGGAAAACCAGGAGAGTTTCGATGTTAGATTGAAGGACGACAGTTTTGAGCCCGGCGAAGATTATCGGAATCCTTTCCTTCAGTACTTTAGCCACATTGATGCCTGTCCTACACGTATCTTCAGTTTCTCTGATCAAATGATACTGTATTGGTTTGATGGGGGATGTCTTATATTCTACCATTTGGAACATCATAACGTGGTAGAAGGCTTCCACTCCGATGATAAGCAAACTCGTAGTATTTTTAAGGATAAGATGAAAGAGATCAATCCAGACCCTGATTATGACGAGgaggatgttgatgattctgaatgtgtttgtCCCCTTATTGATTATCAGCTGCATGCACAAGTGGAAAACATCATTTCGCTGAATAAACTTCATTCCTGA